One Dictyoglomus turgidum DSM 6724 DNA window includes the following coding sequences:
- a CDS encoding electron transport complex protein RnfA, producing the protein MNIIGKLFMLFISASLINNIVFMRFLALCPFVGMSTQIETSIGMGAAVTFVMVMASVVTFFIYYYILVPLNLLFLRTISFILVIAVLVQLVEMVIKKFLSSLYKAMGIYLPLITTNCAILGVTLLNINYGHNLIEAIVYSLGVSLGFTIALILLASIRDRLSYSEIPEFWKGYPIVFISAGLLALIFLGFQGLAH; encoded by the coding sequence ATGAATATAATTGGAAAACTCTTTATGCTTTTTATTTCTGCCTCCTTAATAAACAATATTGTCTTTATGAGATTTTTAGCCTTATGTCCCTTTGTAGGTATGAGTACTCAAATTGAGACCTCAATAGGTATGGGTGCAGCTGTTACTTTTGTTATGGTGATGGCTTCAGTGGTTACCTTTTTCATTTATTATTATATATTGGTACCTTTAAATTTATTATTCTTGAGAACTATTTCTTTTATTCTTGTTATTGCAGTGTTGGTTCAGTTAGTGGAAATGGTTATAAAAAAGTTCTTATCGAGCTTATATAAGGCTATGGGAATATACTTACCATTGATAACTACTAACTGTGCTATTCTTGGTGTTACTCTTTTGAATATAAACTATGGTCATAACTTAATAGAAGCAATTGTATATTCATTAGGAGTCTCTTTGGGATTTACAATTGCTTTAATTTTACTTGCAAGTATTAGAGACAGATTATCTTATTCGGAAATACCTGAGTTTTGGAAAGGATATCCTATAGTTTTCATTTCTGCTGGACTTCTTGCTCTTATTTTCTTAGGATTTCAAGGATTAGCCCATTAA
- the rsxE gene encoding electron transport complex subunit RsxE has translation MRNFFKYVVNGIFKENPVLILMIGLCSVLAVSTSVENAIGMGLAFSFVMIFSNLFVSLLRPITPNEIRIPIFIIVIGTFTTIVDLVISAYFPELYKALGIFIPLIVVNCIIIGRAEAFAYRHSVLESVADGIGISLGYIWAIVALGLIREFLGNGTILGKVIFSGFDPAKVFTMPPGAFWGIGLLIGLLKWFEKRVSRR, from the coding sequence ATGAGAAATTTCTTTAAGTATGTAGTAAATGGTATTTTCAAAGAAAATCCTGTTCTTATATTGATGATAGGTTTGTGTTCAGTGCTTGCTGTTTCTACCAGTGTGGAAAACGCTATTGGAATGGGTCTTGCTTTTTCTTTTGTGATGATCTTTTCTAATCTTTTTGTTTCTTTGCTAAGACCTATAACCCCAAACGAGATAAGAATACCTATTTTTATCATTGTAATTGGTACTTTTACTACAATCGTAGATTTAGTTATCTCTGCATATTTCCCAGAACTATATAAAGCGTTAGGTATATTCATACCTTTAATTGTGGTGAATTGCATTATTATTGGAAGAGCAGAGGCTTTTGCATATAGGCATAGTGTTTTAGAATCTGTTGCCGACGGAATTGGTATAAGTTTAGGTTATATCTGGGCTATAGTAGCCCTTGGATTGATTAGGGAATTTTTGGGAAATGGTACTATTTTAGGTAAAGTAATATTTAGTGGTTTTGATCCAGCCAAAGTATTTACAATGCCCCCTGGTGCTTTTTGGGGAATAGGCTTACTAATAGGGTTACTAAAATGGTTTGAGAAGAGAGTAAGTAGGAGGTAA
- a CDS encoding RnfABCDGE type electron transport complex subunit G, whose protein sequence is MKNILRYGLTLMLICAIAAGVLAYTYENTQKVIELNKAKERNLLLKELLPEAIEFVPLSNKPKNIDPLVNINEIYIGKRDGKEVGKVWEVSTKGYSSDIVLLVAVNDKGVIEKVKVVSQQETPGLGTEVTKDNFLGQFIGKKEPNLEAKKNITPVSGATISSSAVVRAINEVLKHNRI, encoded by the coding sequence ATGAAAAACATTTTGAGATATGGTTTAACTTTAATGCTCATATGTGCCATAGCTGCAGGTGTTCTTGCCTATACTTATGAGAATACTCAAAAGGTCATAGAACTTAATAAAGCAAAAGAGAGAAATTTATTGCTCAAAGAGCTTCTCCCTGAAGCAATTGAGTTTGTACCTTTGTCAAATAAACCAAAGAATATTGATCCTTTGGTTAATATAAATGAAATATACATAGGGAAGAGGGATGGAAAAGAGGTAGGGAAAGTTTGGGAGGTAAGCACTAAAGGATATAGTAGTGATATAGTACTACTTGTTGCAGTGAATGACAAGGGAGTGATAGAAAAAGTAAAAGTGGTATCTCAACAGGAAACTCCAGGACTTGGTACAGAGGTTACTAAGGATAATTTTTTAGGACAATTTATAGGGAAAAAAGAACCAAATTTGGAGGCTAAAAAAAATATCACGCCTGTTTCTGGAGCAACTATCTCTTCCTCTGCGGTAGTTAGAGCAATTAATGAGGTTTTGAAACATAACAGAATTTAA
- a CDS encoding RnfABCDGE type electron transport complex subunit B, which translates to MGLVLISVIVLGAIGLLFGIGLAIAGEKFKVEVDPRITEILNVLPGANCGACGYPGCEGFAKAVVEGRAPYTGCVVGGEKVAKNIAKILGVDENITMVKSVAFLTCQGGKGIAQEKYVYKGVDTCKAANLVQGGYKGCPTGCLGFGDCVKACPFDAIHMGEDGLPKIDMEKCTGCGLCVKACPRGILTLLPVDIPLLLGCKTELPGPEARRVCSKACIGCGICEKVCPKGAIKMDGRFPVIDYNLCDGCGICVEKCPTKALILLKK; encoded by the coding sequence ATGGGATTAGTACTTATTTCAGTAATAGTATTAGGGGCTATAGGGCTCTTGTTTGGAATAGGACTTGCTATTGCAGGAGAAAAGTTCAAGGTAGAGGTAGATCCTCGAATTACTGAAATTTTAAATGTGCTTCCAGGGGCTAATTGTGGTGCTTGTGGTTATCCTGGCTGTGAGGGTTTTGCAAAGGCAGTTGTAGAGGGAAGAGCTCCGTATACTGGTTGTGTAGTAGGGGGAGAAAAAGTTGCTAAAAATATAGCTAAGATCTTAGGAGTAGATGAAAATATAACAATGGTTAAAAGTGTAGCTTTTCTTACTTGTCAGGGAGGAAAAGGAATAGCTCAAGAGAAATATGTTTATAAAGGTGTGGATACCTGTAAAGCTGCAAATCTGGTTCAGGGTGGATATAAGGGTTGTCCTACAGGATGTTTAGGATTTGGAGATTGTGTTAAGGCATGCCCATTTGATGCAATTCATATGGGTGAAGATGGACTTCCTAAGATAGATATGGAGAAGTGTACTGGATGCGGTTTATGTGTAAAAGCATGTCCAAGGGGGATTTTAACCCTTCTTCCTGTTGATATACCTCTTCTTTTGGGATGCAAAACGGAACTTCCAGGTCCTGAGGCAAGAAGAGTATGTTCTAAAGCATGTATAGGTTGTGGGATTTGTGAGAAAGTATGCCCTAAGGGTGCTATAAAGATGGATGGAAGATTTCCTGTGATTGATTATAATCTTTGTGATGGTTGTGGAATTTGTGTAGAGAAATGTCCAACCAAAGCTCTCATTTTGCTAAAGAAATAA